The following DNA comes from Pelagicoccus enzymogenes.
GGTGAACAGCGATTGACCAGGCGTAGCGCCGCATACCAAGACGATTAAAGGGGCGCCCAGTTCAGCCGCTTCGTCGATCAGCTTCTTATTCTCGTCGATAGCGACCTGACGGCTTGCAGCATCGAGACCTGTGAAGAATCCTCCTCGCACGTAGGAGACGATTTCCAGCCCCTCAGAACGAGTCATATCACCCGCAGCCTTCAAGCCACCTGAGTAAGCTTGAGCCGAATCACGCCATATTGATACGCCACCTATTCCTGCTGCGGCATACTTCTGAACCGCGGTCTGCAGGTCCCAAGGCTTTGTAGTTATGGTATGGAGACAGAGTTTTTCGAAGCTCATAATATCTTTGTTCTAAATGCTTAATAACGCTTGTCCTTGCGAATGTGCACGATCACCACCTGGCAATCCTCCAAGGCCTCGTAGCTGTGCTCTTGGATCGCATCGAACTGTATGCTTTGGCCCGCTTCCAGCTCGTGGCTCTCTTTCGGTAAATCAAGGCGAACCAAACCTTTCAACACCCAGCAAATCTCATGGTCGTCGTGATGTATCTCTGGCTTGGACACGCGGGCCCCAGCCTTGGCCGTACCGTAAATGCAATCTGCGTTGCCGTAACGAATCGCCTCGAAATCGAAGGCGCCTGATTTGTAGCTTACCGAACTCTTCTTGTTCGAGATCGGCGCCTCCGCCAAGGAGAGCAAATCCGTGGCCCTCATTCCAAACACCTTGCCTATCTTGTGGAGCGTTCCGACCTCAGCCTGCGTCTGGTTGCGCTCCAGTTTGGAGATCACCGCAACCGATACGCCGCTACGCTCCGAAAGGGCGCTTAAAGTCAGGTCAGCGCGCTTACGAATGTCCCGCAGGATCGAAAAATTGAAGGCGGGCACAGCCTCCTGTGCGGATTCGGGGTCACTTGCCATGCCTCGAAATAGAACGAACAATCTTTTTCTCTGCAATAATATTTTTCTTTTATTTTATTCCCTAAGATAATTTTACCCAATTCAGGAACTCAATTTGGCCGCGAGGTTTGGAGCTCAATCGAAAGGGACGCGGATCCCCGAGCGCTGCGACTACGGCACAAGCTTTCCTTTGAAAAACGGTCCAATAACTCGAGTTTTTGTAGGATTGGACCTTGGTCCAGACCGCGGCGCGCAGTGAAACGGCTTTGTATTGCGGACTGCAGCAAGCTGCAACTCTGCGCAGTAGAGGCTAGAATCTCCTATTTGACTGTCTCCAGCGGACATTCACAGCCGAGCGGTCCACTTGGAGACGTTCCCCTCCAGGACCTCGAGCTTCG
Coding sequences within:
- a CDS encoding helix-turn-helix domain-containing protein, whose protein sequence is MASDPESAQEAVPAFNFSILRDIRKRADLTLSALSERSGVSVAVISKLERNQTQAEVGTLHKIGKVFGMRATDLLSLAEAPISNKKSSVSYKSGAFDFEAIRYGNADCIYGTAKAGARVSKPEIHHDDHEICWVLKGLVRLDLPKESHELEAGQSIQFDAIQEHSYEALEDCQVVIVHIRKDKRY